Genomic segment of Nostoc sp. TCL240-02:
GGTTCTACTACTAAACCTTCATGAACAGGGGCATGGTGTTCTAGCAAGTAGCCGGCAACTGGATTGTGCTGAGGTGATAATGCAATTTGCAGTGCTTTTTGGAACTTGCTGTCAAGTAGAGAAATTTGAGCAAAGAAAAACAGCCCACATCGTGTAGCAGAAAAATATTCACTCATTTCTGCGCGTATGTGCGATCGCAACGCCTCTTCATCTTTAGCTTGAGCAATTTCATGAAATAGAGCTTGTAAAGCAATCATGATTGGCAAATTGTACACTTTCGAGGTCTAGGCGCAGTATGGCAACCAGACCTATCCTAGCCTTTGTCACATCAAGTTTTTCCACTTTTTTGCTTTTTTTGGATTACTTAAGCATGACTCTAAATTCTGGCATTGATGATACACAGATATCCGGGCGCTGGATTCAAATCGGTTTTTTTATCGCAGTAGTGTTGTTCAATCTCTGTTTAGCAACCCAAATATTTAGTGTTGGACTGGCTTACTTTTACAACTCTGATTGGTGGAACCTACATATTTGGCTCGTGCGAGGATATAGCGGACTCTCAGTAATTTTGTTGATATGGGTGTTTTTGATGCCTTTTCCTTCAAGAGTTCAGAACCTGACAGCAAGTATCCCAGTGTTGCTGGGACTGCAATTTCTCACAATTAACTTGAAGACTTCTTTTCCTTTAGCTGTCTTTCATCCACTCATCGGCTTTTCTTTATTTTCTATTTCCACAACCCTAGTTCATCGGACATCGCAGGTTGTATTTCCCAACCATAACCAAGACTAAATAGGTAACTTTCAATTCTTTTAGCGCTATTACAGGAGAAATATAAATGTCTCAATATGCTCATCCATCCGTTCTTATTGATACCCAGTGGCTAGAAAATCATCTCAAAGATCCAAATGTCCGCATTATTGAAGTGAATATCAGTCCAGAACCGTACAAAAATGCTCACATCCCTGGTGCTGTTTTCTGGAACATCTTTACAGACTTACTATTTCCCGATTTTAAACTTAATTTGGATGCGATCGCTTTTGAAAAACTGATGGCACGTTCAGGCATCACTAATGATACAACAGTGATTGCTTATGGCAGTTATCCTGGAACTGGAGCCTGGATTTTCTGGCTTTTGCAAGTCTTTGGGCATGAAAATGTAAAAGTTCTCAATGGTGGTTACCAGAAATGGAAGTCAGAAGATCGTTCACTAGCAACTGAGTTATCCACGTTTCCTGCTACTGATTACCGTGCCAGAGCTACTGATCCTCATCTGCGAGTATTACATAATGAAGTTCAGGCATCGATTGGTAGAAGCGATTGCGTGTTGTTGGATGTCCGAACAATTCAAGAATACTGTGGTGAGTGGTTTTTCGATCAGCCACCAAAAGCAGGTCAACTTACTGGTCATATTCCAGGTGCAGTGCATCTTGAGCATATCTTAACTCTCAATGAGGATGGCACTTTTAAATCATTCAAGGAATTGAAAAATCTTTATCACAGTAAGGGAATTACGGCTGATAAAGAAGTTTTTCCCTACTGTACTATCGGTGCGCGTTCTGGATATATCTGGTTTGTCTTGAAGTATTTATTAGGTTATCCGAACGTTCGAAATTACGATGGCTCTTGGAATGAGTGGAGTCGTCTACCTGATGTAGCTATAGAGAAATAGTGAGCTATTATTCCCAAATATTACCAATAACCACACCTTTACAGACGGACACCACTACCATTACCAAGATTAAAATCTCTTAACCTTTCGTTACAATAAAGACATCGAGAAGGACGAAAACAAACCTCTCGAAGCTGAAATCAAAGGTGAACGACATGAATGGCACAATTCGCGTTGGTAATCTCTTCGGAATTCCCTTCTATATCCATCCGTCATGGTTTTTAGTTCTGGGTTTGGTAAGTTGGAGCTATAGCAGTGGACTGGCGGCACAATTTCCCCAATTATCTGCGGGATTAGCTTTGCTACTAGGATTGATGACAGCGCTGATGTTATTTGCCTCTGTCGTCGCCCATGAATTAGGCCACAGTTTCGTTGCGATTCGTCAGGGTATTGATGTCAAATCCATCACTCTGTTTATATTTGGCGGTTTGGCTAGTTTAGAAAAAGAGTCGAAAACCCCAAGTGAGGCTTTCTGGGTAGCGATCGCAGGGCCAATAGTCAGCTTACTACTATTTGGTATCCTTACAGCCATTGGTGTTACTACTACTGCATCAGGCCCGTTAGCAGCAATTCTTGGTGTTCTTGCTTCTGTTAACTTGGCGTTAGCCCTGTTTAATCTGATTCCTGGCTTGCCATTAGATGGCGGAAATATACTGAAAGCTATCGTTTGGAAAGTTACAGGCAATCCTTATAAAGGCGTAACCTTTGCTAGTCGAGTTGGACAAATCTTTGGTTGGGTAGCAATTCTTTCAGGTATAGTTCCTCTACTATTCTTTGGCAACGCTGGTAACTTCTGGAACTTGTTAATTGGCTTCTTCTTGTTACAAAATGCTGGTAATGCGGCTCAATTTGCCAGAGTGCAAGAAAAACTCACAGGTTTGACTGCTGAAGATGCCGTAACTCATGACAGCCCGATTGTATCTGGTAATCTTAGCCTAAGAGAGTTTGCCGATGAGCGAGTTATAAGTGGGCAAAACTGGCATCGGTTCTTAGTGACTGATGATGATGGACAATTAGTAGGTGCGATCGCAGTTGATAATTTACGAAATGTACCAACAGCATTGTGGTCAGAAACTCAAGTAAAAGAAGTCATGCGACCAATTCCAGAATCTACCACAGTCCAATCAGATCAACCTCTGCTGGAAGTCATGCAGTTACTGGAAGAACAAAAGCTATCTGTACTTACCGTGATTCGTGAAAATGGCGTTCTAGTTGGAATCTTAGAAAAAGCTGCAATTATCCAGCTACTTCAAAGCCGAACCGAAACGAACCCTGCATAGTTGAATAATTCGTAATTAAAGTTTAGACTCCACTCAGATTAAAGGGAAAGGGATAATAAAACCTTTCCCTTTTTCGCTATTTGGGAATTATATGGAGTTGAGAGCAATAGATAAATTACCATCTTCTGGCTTATTGAACATTTCTGCGTTGATGGTACGTTGCCAAGTTAATTCTTTTGTAGTCTCATCCCAATGCCAGCGTAATAAGTTAGCGGATTGACTCTTAAAAATTTCTGGTAAACCAATCGCTTTTCTAGGTGCATTAGTAGCTAAAGCGATCGCACTTTCTACGTCACAAATTCCCCACTTTACCAAATTCTGCACTCCCACCAATAAGGGTAAAGTCGTCCCTGACAAAGTGCCATCGGCCAATCGTGCCGTACCGTTTTTAACTTCAATTTGCCGACTGTCCCAAGGATACACGCCATCGGGTAGCCCCAGAGGAGAAAGGGCATCGCTGACGAGGAAGAGTCCTTGTTCTTGATAGCTAGCGCGAAGCAAAATTTGTAGCATCATGGGCGAAACGTGTTCACCATCAGCAATAAAACCACACATTACATCAGGATCGATAATTGCTGCCCCTAATAATCCTGGTTCTCGGTGATGTAATGCTGGCATAGCATTGAAAGCATGAGTTACCATCGTTGCACCTTGTTCAAAGGCACGTTGTGCTTGAGCAGATGTTGCCTGAGAATGCCCTAAACTGACAGTAATTCCTAGAGAACGCAAATATGGAATTACTTCGCCAGTGAAATCTAACTCCGGTGCTAAGGTGATGACTTTTACGACATGGGCATAATCACCCAAAACCCACTTTACCTGATCCATTGTCAGAGGTAACAGGTACTCTGCTGGGTGTGCGCCGCGCTTTTGAAAATTCAAAAATGGCCCTTCTAGATGTACTCCCAAAATCTTGGCACCTGCTGGCTGATTGGGGAGAACTTCAGCAATAATAGCAAGCGATCGCTGAATATTTTCTACTGAAGTTGTCACAAGTGTCGGTAAAAATCCATCTACCCCAACATCCCATAAAAATTGTGAGATTTTCTGGAGCTTATGAGCATTTTCAGCCGTTAAATCAGGAAATGCCAATCCCAAAGCACCGTTAATTTGTAAATCAACACCACCCAATGAAATCCAGTCGCCAGCAACGTTTATTAGAGATGCACGGCTGCGTGCTTCTACTGTATCCATTGGCAAGATTTGCTCAATTATGCCCTTTTCATCAACCAAGAGCATTTGCAAATCTTTGTAACCAGGCACTCTAGCATTGATAATATTTACAGGATTTTGTGTTTCTTGGGTCATCACACTGAACTAGAAGAAAGATAAATCTGATTTTAGATGCAACCAACATCAATCAATGAGATGATAAATCGGCATAACCTAACTCAAATAATTTTGAATTTCTAATTTTTAATTTTTAATTATTATGACTCCCCTAGTTGGTATTATCATGGGCAGCGATTCTGATTTGCCCACCATGAAAGACGCGATCGCAGTTTGTGACGAATTTGGCGTTGAGAGCGAAGTCGCGATCGTTTCTGCTCACCGTACCCCAGAACGGATGGTACAATACGCTCAATTTGCACACCAACGTGGTATTAAAGTGATTATTGCCGGTGCCGGTGGTGCTGCCCATCTGCCTGGAATGGTAGCGTCTTTAACACCACTTCCTGTTATTGGTGTTCCTGTAGTCACCAGGAACTTACAAGGTGTAGATTCTTTGTATTCTATTTTACAAATGCCTGCGGGTATTCCTGTGGCAACAGTGGCGATCGATAATGCCAAAAATGCCGGACTTTTAGCAGTACAAATGCTGGCAATTCATCAACCAGAATTGCTAGAAAAAGTGCAACAATATCGCCAAACCCTCTGTGAATCAGTAATTGCAAAGCAAGAAAAGCTAGAACAACTAGGCTATGAGCAATATTTAAAGCAGATGTTTTAGATAATTCGTAATACTTCGGCTACGCTCAGTACAAGTTCGTAATTCGTAATTCGTAATTGGTTAAGAAATATTAACAGCAGACTAGGGGGAGACAAAGGCAGAAGGGGACAAGAAGAATAACCATGCCCAATGCCCAATGCCCCATTCCCAATGCCCTATGCTCAATTAAATTCCAACATTGAAGCGATCGCTCCAGAATCAATGCAGCATTCTGAAGTATCTTGATCCTGAGACCTTAGTCGAAAATTTAGAGTGCAACATTCATGTGCCAATTGCTCGGAATGAATTGCAATGTTCCAACTGATATTTGCTTTTCTTTTGAAGGGTTTTCTGCACGGGGAGGAAGAACAGATCATCATAGCGATGGTTGGGGCATTGCTTTCTTTGAAGGGAAGGGATGTCGGATGTTTTTAGATGCCCAACCTTCTGTTGCTTCTCCAGTAGCGGAGTTGGTGCGGAGTTATCCCATCCATTCAACCCATGTCATAGCCCATATCCGTAAAGCTACTCAGGGTGAAGTTGCCCTACACAACTGCCATCCTTTCCGCAGAGAATTGTGGGGTCAGTATTGGGTATTTGCTCACAACGGTAATTTGCCAAATTTTGATCCAGAAAATTTAGGTTTTTATCAAGCTGTAGGTGATACAGATAGTGAAAAAGCATTCTGTATGATGCTAGAAACATTGCGATCGCGTTTTCCTGATGGTAAACCTGACATCAAGAAACTGTACCCTGTACTAAAACAAATTAGTGATGCTATTGCAGAAATAGGTATATTCAATTACTTATTATCTGATGGAGAACACTTTTTTGCTCATTGTTCAACTAACCTCAGCTACATTGTCCGCCAAGCGCCCTTTGCAGCTGCCCATTTGATCGATCAAGACATGACCGTAGATTTTCGGGAAGTGACTACCGAACGCGATCGCGTTGCTGTCATTGCTACTACTCCCCTCACAGACAACGAAGTTTGGACAAAAATCCAACCGGGAGAATTACTAGTTTTTCAGGATGGGTCGCCACTGGAATATGTATTTAGCTAAAAATGCGATCTTGTTGGCGAATTCAAAAATTCACCAGAAATTTTCCCATTTAGACACTTTCTAAATGGGTTTTGTTTTTCATAGTAATATACGGGATGCGGGAAACTCAGTCTCTCTAAGGCTGAAAGTGTCAACTACTCAAGCTTCGTAAAGGTTTTGGTATTGACTACCGTATCCAATCCTTGCAGTAAGATGTTTCTAGCTGTATTTTCACGTGCTTTGGTTTTTATCTTACCAGGAGAGTCTAGTTAATTGGCTAAACAGCGACTCGACACACTATTAGTAGAGCTAAATTTATGTTCTTCTCGCGCCTTGGCACAAAGGTTAATTCAGGCGGGGGAAGTGACTGTTAATCAGCAGCTAGTTGATAAGCCTGGTACAGAAGTTGATATTTCGGCTCAAATAAATATTAAAGAGCGATCGCCTTTTGTGTCTAGAGGTGGTGAAAAACTCTCCAAAGCTTTGTCAGTATTTGCCATCCCTGTAGCAGAGCGCATTTGTTTAGATGGTGGGATTTCTACAGGTGGTTTTACTGATTGTCTCTTGCAAGCTGGAGCAAAACAAGTTTACGGCATTGATGTTGGTTACGGACAAGTTGACTGGCGATTGCGAAATAATTCGCGGGTGATTTTGCGAGAACGTACCAATTTACGGCAACTACGACCAGAGGAGTTATATAGCGAAAACGATCCGATTCCTGATTTGGCGGTGGTTGATGTATCGTTTATTTCTTTAACTAAGATTCTGCCTGCTTTGTGGCAACTAACTCAAGCTAACCGAGAAGCTGTGTTGTTAGTCAAGCCACAGTTTGAAGTTGGCAGATCCCGTGTGGGTAAAAAAGGTGTTGTGCGAGATCCAAACGACCAAGCTGATGCTATTTTCCAGGTGTTACAAGTAGCCCACGGATTAGGATGGAAATACAAAGGCTTAACTTGGTCGCCGATCACTGGCCCGGCTGGGAATATTGAATATCTTTTGTGGTTGGGAATGGAAAGTGAAATACCATTACCTGATTTAGAGGCAATTAAGCAAATAACGCAATCAGCAACAACTGATTTACGTAAAAATTAAACGTCGTAGATTAGACATTCTACGGAAGCTGGATGGCGATCGCAATAGTTATCTAAAGAGTTTTTCTTGGCTTTTGCTTGCTGCTGATCGGCTTTCTCTGCTTGCAATTCTTCCACAATGTCCCAGGCTACGGCACAACCCGCAGAATCGCTGCCATTTAGCTCACAAGTTGTGCGAGCTTCAGTAATGGCTTCAGTAATAGCTTCTTCAAGATTTGCTGCACCAGCAGTTTCAAATGAGTTTAGGGTAGTTGTCATGATCCTTTCACCTTTAATTTACGCAGATAGATATTAGGGGATAGAGGATAGTTTTTCTATAACCTTTTCCCTGTAACCTGTTCCCTCAATCTTGCATCCCAAATTCGAAATGTCAGTCAATTGTCAGAAGAGCTTGATAGAAGTTCATAAACACTTGTAAACGGTAACAAACACTTAACAAAAATTATTTATTCTCAATATTTTATGCCTAACTCTTGTCGCAACCGATACAGAATTGTATTCTGATCGACTTGAGAGAGAATTTCTTGAATTACGCTGCTAGCACCCAACTGTCCCCAAGTGCAGCCTTTTTCGAGATACACCTGAGCAGCTTTACCAACGGAGTATGCACCATAACCAGCGATACCAGCTTGAGCGATCGCACTGCCAGCTAAAGCAGTAATATTGCTGGGATTGTCAGCACTGGTTATTGCAGCAGTAGTTTTACTTAAGCCTAGAATAAAACTACTACCTAGTTCCCCCAGTAGCAAGCCACCAGAACTAAACAAAATCGTTTTTAAAATTTTTCCGGCTTCATAGCTAGTCATCGGCAAACCATATAATCTAGCTAGAGCGCGAATTAAAGCTAAATCGGCAACAGTTCCGCCAAGAATATCTAAGAAAGCGATGGGATTGAGCATTACTGCCAAAGCTTTGTATTTGGTAAATTGCCAAATGATA
This window contains:
- a CDS encoding DUF6220 domain-containing protein — translated: MTLNSGIDDTQISGRWIQIGFFIAVVLFNLCLATQIFSVGLAYFYNSDWWNLHIWLVRGYSGLSVILLIWVFLMPFPSRVQNLTASIPVLLGLQFLTINLKTSFPLAVFHPLIGFSLFSISTTLVHRTSQVVFPNHNQD
- a CDS encoding sulfurtransferase, whose product is MSQYAHPSVLIDTQWLENHLKDPNVRIIEVNISPEPYKNAHIPGAVFWNIFTDLLFPDFKLNLDAIAFEKLMARSGITNDTTVIAYGSYPGTGAWIFWLLQVFGHENVKVLNGGYQKWKSEDRSLATELSTFPATDYRARATDPHLRVLHNEVQASIGRSDCVLLDVRTIQEYCGEWFFDQPPKAGQLTGHIPGAVHLEHILTLNEDGTFKSFKELKNLYHSKGITADKEVFPYCTIGARSGYIWFVLKYLLGYPNVRNYDGSWNEWSRLPDVAIEK
- a CDS encoding site-2 protease family protein; the encoded protein is MNGTIRVGNLFGIPFYIHPSWFLVLGLVSWSYSSGLAAQFPQLSAGLALLLGLMTALMLFASVVAHELGHSFVAIRQGIDVKSITLFIFGGLASLEKESKTPSEAFWVAIAGPIVSLLLFGILTAIGVTTTASGPLAAILGVLASVNLALALFNLIPGLPLDGGNILKAIVWKVTGNPYKGVTFASRVGQIFGWVAILSGIVPLLFFGNAGNFWNLLIGFFLLQNAGNAAQFARVQEKLTGLTAEDAVTHDSPIVSGNLSLREFADERVISGQNWHRFLVTDDDGQLVGAIAVDNLRNVPTALWSETQVKEVMRPIPESTTVQSDQPLLEVMQLLEEQKLSVLTVIRENGVLVGILEKAAIIQLLQSRTETNPA
- the nagA gene encoding N-acetylglucosamine-6-phosphate deacetylase, which gives rise to MTQETQNPVNIINARVPGYKDLQMLLVDEKGIIEQILPMDTVEARSRASLINVAGDWISLGGVDLQINGALGLAFPDLTAENAHKLQKISQFLWDVGVDGFLPTLVTTSVENIQRSLAIIAEVLPNQPAGAKILGVHLEGPFLNFQKRGAHPAEYLLPLTMDQVKWVLGDYAHVVKVITLAPELDFTGEVIPYLRSLGITVSLGHSQATSAQAQRAFEQGATMVTHAFNAMPALHHREPGLLGAAIIDPDVMCGFIADGEHVSPMMLQILLRASYQEQGLFLVSDALSPLGLPDGVYPWDSRQIEVKNGTARLADGTLSGTTLPLLVGVQNLVKWGICDVESAIALATNAPRKAIGLPEIFKSQSANLLRWHWDETTKELTWQRTINAEMFNKPEDGNLSIALNSI
- the purE gene encoding 5-(carboxyamino)imidazole ribonucleotide mutase, whose translation is MTPLVGIIMGSDSDLPTMKDAIAVCDEFGVESEVAIVSAHRTPERMVQYAQFAHQRGIKVIIAGAGGAAHLPGMVASLTPLPVIGVPVVTRNLQGVDSLYSILQMPAGIPVATVAIDNAKNAGLLAVQMLAIHQPELLEKVQQYRQTLCESVIAKQEKLEQLGYEQYLKQMF
- a CDS encoding class II glutamine amidotransferase, yielding MCQLLGMNCNVPTDICFSFEGFSARGGRTDHHSDGWGIAFFEGKGCRMFLDAQPSVASPVAELVRSYPIHSTHVIAHIRKATQGEVALHNCHPFRRELWGQYWVFAHNGNLPNFDPENLGFYQAVGDTDSEKAFCMMLETLRSRFPDGKPDIKKLYPVLKQISDAIAEIGIFNYLLSDGEHFFAHCSTNLSYIVRQAPFAAAHLIDQDMTVDFREVTTERDRVAVIATTPLTDNEVWTKIQPGELLVFQDGSPLEYVFS
- a CDS encoding TlyA family RNA methyltransferase, which gives rise to MAKQRLDTLLVELNLCSSRALAQRLIQAGEVTVNQQLVDKPGTEVDISAQINIKERSPFVSRGGEKLSKALSVFAIPVAERICLDGGISTGGFTDCLLQAGAKQVYGIDVGYGQVDWRLRNNSRVILRERTNLRQLRPEELYSENDPIPDLAVVDVSFISLTKILPALWQLTQANREAVLLVKPQFEVGRSRVGKKGVVRDPNDQADAIFQVLQVAHGLGWKYKGLTWSPITGPAGNIEYLLWLGMESEIPLPDLEAIKQITQSATTDLRKN
- a CDS encoding Calvin cycle protein CP12, with the protein product MTTTLNSFETAGAANLEEAITEAITEARTTCELNGSDSAGCAVAWDIVEELQAEKADQQQAKAKKNSLDNYCDRHPASVECLIYDV